One segment of Acidovorax sp. DW039 DNA contains the following:
- a CDS encoding glycerate kinase translates to MNLRNIFVPLGAVGLVLVGYASAGWPGVAAVVGGLVMWALLHFTRLMNVLRKASKRPIGYVGSAVMLNARLKEGVNLMHVMAMTQALGERLSAENAQPEVYRWTDGTQSHVTCEFVNGRLQKWTLVRPAAEDEAEDQ, encoded by the coding sequence ATGAATTTGCGCAATATCTTTGTTCCTTTGGGGGCGGTTGGCCTGGTACTAGTGGGCTACGCCTCGGCTGGCTGGCCAGGGGTGGCCGCCGTGGTGGGTGGTTTGGTCATGTGGGCGCTGTTGCATTTCACCCGGTTGATGAATGTGCTGCGCAAGGCGTCCAAGCGGCCGATCGGGTACGTAGGCAGTGCCGTCATGCTCAATGCCCGGCTCAAGGAAGGCGTGAACCTGATGCATGTGATGGCCATGACCCAGGCGCTGGGCGAGCGCCTGTCTGCAGAGAACGCACAGCCCGAGGTCTATCGCTGGACGGACGGCACCCAGTCGCATGTGACGTGCGAATTTGTGAATGGCCGCCTGCAGAAGTGGACGCTGGTGCGCCCTGCCGCAGAGGACGAGGCAGAGGACCAGTAA
- a CDS encoding glycosyltransferase: MRVMHFVTGGFSGATQVAIDLSLAARNADMDVVLVLRRKRRTTLPEKVEALRAQGLDVRVVPGWAHAATVWALRALALEWRPDILVAHGYSEHLWGRYAGLLARVPRLVHVEHNSRERYTRWRLKQALWLADRTAATVGVSEGVREQLVARGFPAARCVAIPNGIDLARFPETALIPFAERTPAIVMAARFARQKDHATLIEAAALLKAQGVTAPVYLAGGGKAGIQKRMQALAEQRGVADQVHFLGAVTDLPLRLMSHQIFVLATHYEGMPLALVEGMAAGCACVASDVVGVRGVMHPGKTGLLVPEGDAPALAQALAGLLADPARAASLGQAARAQAVQEYSLARMHTRYQQLLERVHTHGSP, encoded by the coding sequence ATGCGGGTGATGCACTTCGTCACCGGCGGCTTCTCAGGTGCCACCCAGGTGGCGATCGACCTCTCCCTGGCCGCCCGCAACGCCGATATGGATGTGGTGCTGGTGCTGCGCCGCAAGCGCCGCACTACGCTGCCCGAAAAGGTGGAAGCCTTGCGTGCCCAAGGGCTGGACGTGCGGGTGGTGCCCGGGTGGGCCCATGCCGCCACGGTGTGGGCGCTACGCGCGCTGGCGCTGGAATGGCGGCCTGACATCCTTGTCGCTCACGGATACAGCGAACACCTCTGGGGCCGTTATGCCGGGCTGTTGGCCCGAGTGCCCCGGCTGGTGCACGTGGAGCACAACTCCCGCGAGCGCTACACCCGCTGGCGCCTGAAGCAGGCCCTGTGGTTGGCCGACCGCACCGCCGCCACCGTGGGCGTGTCCGAAGGTGTGCGCGAGCAGCTGGTGGCGCGCGGCTTTCCGGCAGCACGCTGCGTGGCGATTCCCAACGGTATCGACTTGGCACGTTTCCCCGAAACGGCGTTGATACCTTTTGCCGAACGTACACCCGCCATCGTGATGGCGGCGCGCTTCGCCCGTCAGAAAGACCATGCCACCCTGATTGAAGCGGCGGCCTTGCTCAAGGCCCAGGGCGTGACTGCGCCGGTGTATCTGGCTGGCGGCGGCAAGGCGGGGATTCAAAAGCGCATGCAAGCGCTGGCCGAGCAGCGTGGAGTAGCCGATCAGGTGCACTTTCTAGGGGCTGTGACCGACCTGCCCCTGCGCCTGATGAGCCACCAGATTTTTGTACTTGCCACCCACTACGAGGGCATGCCTCTGGCGCTGGTGGAGGGCATGGCCGCAGGCTGCGCCTGCGTGGCGTCTGACGTAGTGGGTGTGCGCGGTGTGATGCACCCCGGAAAGACGGGACTGCTGGTGCCCGAAGGCGATGCGCCAGCCTTGGCGCAAGCGCTGGCGGGCCTGCTGGCAGACCCAGCCCGTGCCGCAAGCCTGGGCCAGGCGGCGCGTGCGCAGGCGGTGCAGGAGTACAGCCTGGCCAGGATGCACACCCGCTACCAGCAATTGCTGGAACGTGTGCACACCCACGGCTCTCCCTGA
- a CDS encoding branched-chain amino acid transaminase has translation MSPVVPSMADRDGKIWMDGQMVDWRDAKIHVLTHTLHYGCGAFEGVRAYNTVNGPAIFRLQEHTERLFNSAKILRMKIPFSQEEVNEAQKAVIRENKLESGYLRPLTWVGDKKLGVSPKGNTIHLMVAAWAWGAYLGEEGMKRGIRVKTSSYTRHHVNITMTQAKAVSNYTNSILANMEATDEGYDEALLLDSSGFVSEGAGENIFVVKNGVIYTPDLSAGALNGITRNTIFHIAKDLGLEIVQKRITRDEVYIADEAFFTGTAAEVTPIRELDRIELGKGDYVGSRGPITEKIQAAFFDIVNGRNPKYAHWLTKV, from the coding sequence ATGAGCCCCGTAGTTCCCTCGATGGCCGATCGCGACGGCAAAATCTGGATGGACGGCCAGATGGTCGACTGGCGTGATGCCAAGATCCATGTGCTGACCCACACGCTGCACTACGGCTGCGGCGCTTTTGAAGGCGTGCGTGCCTACAACACTGTCAACGGCCCGGCGATCTTCCGCCTGCAGGAGCACACCGAGCGCCTGTTCAACAGCGCCAAGATCCTGCGCATGAAGATTCCGTTCAGCCAGGAAGAGGTCAACGAGGCGCAAAAGGCCGTGATCCGCGAGAACAAGCTCGAATCCGGCTATCTCCGCCCCCTGACCTGGGTGGGCGACAAGAAGCTGGGCGTCAGCCCCAAGGGCAACACCATCCACCTGATGGTGGCCGCCTGGGCCTGGGGTGCGTACCTGGGTGAAGAAGGCATGAAGCGCGGCATTCGCGTCAAGACCAGCAGCTACACGCGCCACCACGTCAACATCACCATGACGCAGGCCAAGGCGGTGAGCAACTACACCAACTCCATCCTGGCCAACATGGAAGCCACCGACGAGGGCTACGACGAAGCGCTGCTGCTGGACAGCTCCGGCTTCGTGTCCGAAGGCGCGGGTGAGAACATCTTCGTGGTAAAGAACGGCGTGATCTACACGCCCGACCTGTCGGCTGGTGCCCTGAACGGCATCACCCGCAACACCATCTTCCACATCGCCAAGGACCTGGGCCTGGAGATCGTGCAAAAGCGCATCACGCGCGACGAGGTGTACATCGCCGACGAAGCCTTCTTTACCGGCACCGCTGCTGAAGTCACCCCCATCCGCGAGCTGGATCGCATTGAGCTGGGCAAGGGCGACTACGTGGGCAGCCGTGGCCCCATCACCGAAAAAATCCAGGCTGCGTTCTTTGACATCGTCAACGGCCGCAATCCCAAATACGCCCACTGGCTCACCAAGGTTTGA
- a CDS encoding glycosyltransferase family 25 protein, translating into MSLPIVFINLERDAERRTRLLAELQQIDMPSQRFPAVWWADVPPEQASRWYSDDLNARQYYKPLRNGEKGCYASHIGAWQQLLASDAPALVVLEDDVRLTPQFADVVNAIAALQEPWDMVKLLGRDREKVRSQRPLVPGTALVDYSRVPSMTAGYVVSRAGAAKLLAHRQPFGRPIDVDLRFWWECDQLRILGVSPSAIALDDTSEVSSIWDTRDTLTPGQRWRKFTMKLALTLGNAWHRRRLPKL; encoded by the coding sequence ATGAGCCTGCCCATCGTTTTCATCAACCTGGAGCGTGACGCCGAGCGCCGCACGCGGCTGCTGGCCGAACTGCAGCAGATTGACATGCCCAGCCAGCGCTTTCCTGCCGTATGGTGGGCCGATGTGCCCCCCGAGCAGGCCAGCCGCTGGTACAGCGATGACCTGAATGCGCGCCAGTATTACAAGCCGCTGCGCAACGGCGAAAAGGGCTGCTATGCCAGCCACATCGGCGCATGGCAGCAACTGCTGGCCAGCGATGCTCCGGCGCTGGTGGTGCTGGAGGACGATGTGCGTCTGACGCCGCAGTTTGCCGATGTGGTGAACGCGATTGCCGCCCTGCAAGAGCCGTGGGACATGGTGAAGCTGCTGGGCCGCGACCGGGAAAAGGTGCGGTCTCAACGCCCCCTGGTGCCCGGCACTGCGCTGGTGGACTACAGCCGTGTGCCCAGCATGACGGCGGGTTATGTGGTCAGCCGCGCTGGGGCCGCCAAGCTGCTGGCGCACCGCCAACCCTTTGGTCGGCCGATTGATGTGGATCTGCGCTTCTGGTGGGAATGCGACCAGCTGCGCATTCTGGGCGTATCGCCCTCGGCCATTGCGCTGGACGACACCAGCGAGGTCAGCAGCATCTGGGACACCCGCGACACACTCACCCCCGGCCAGCGCTGGCGCAAGTTCACGATGAAGCTGGCACTGACGCTGGGCAATGCCTGGCACCGCCGACGTTTGCCCAAACTCTGA
- a CDS encoding zinc-finger domain-containing protein, giving the protein MSQAVVEVLAKDLNAQGGVFCPNPKADMKLWNSHPKVYLDVAHTGEAKCPYCGTVYRLKAGEVVRAGH; this is encoded by the coding sequence ATGTCCCAAGCAGTTGTAGAAGTTCTGGCCAAGGACCTGAACGCCCAAGGGGGCGTGTTCTGCCCCAATCCCAAGGCCGACATGAAGCTGTGGAACAGCCACCCCAAGGTGTACCTGGACGTGGCCCACACCGGCGAAGCCAAGTGCCCCTATTGCGGCACTGTGTACCGCCTGAAGGCGGGCGAAGTGGTTCGCGCAGGGCACTGA